A single Pseudoxanthomonas sp. DNA region contains:
- a CDS encoding DUF3108 domain-containing protein, whose amino-acid sequence MKKTPVSFPRLLLAGALLAAASAPALAVEAFTANYSASALGMVGEGQMSVAAQPGNRWQYSLTVRNQAVDLSQKTVFDVQDGRMRPLSSSDSSRLLIKKKNVNTVYDWSKSQATWNGDVKPDRAGPVKLVPGDMDALLVNLAIVRDVAAGKPLTYRMVENGRAKPMTYQVAGKERITVAGKPQDATKVVRTDGDKQTIVWVVADAPVPARILQREKGQDTIDLTLTSWR is encoded by the coding sequence ATGAAGAAGACCCCCGTTTCCTTCCCCCGCCTGCTGCTGGCCGGCGCGCTGCTTGCCGCGGCCAGCGCCCCGGCCCTTGCCGTGGAGGCCTTCACCGCGAACTACAGCGCCAGCGCGCTGGGCATGGTCGGCGAAGGCCAGATGTCCGTCGCGGCCCAGCCGGGTAACCGTTGGCAGTACTCGCTGACCGTGCGCAACCAGGCCGTGGACCTGAGCCAGAAGACCGTGTTCGACGTGCAGGATGGCCGCATGCGTCCGTTGAGCAGCAGCGACAGCTCGCGCCTGCTGATCAAGAAGAAGAACGTCAACACCGTCTATGACTGGAGCAAGTCCCAGGCCACCTGGAACGGCGACGTGAAGCCCGATCGTGCCGGCCCCGTGAAGCTGGTCCCGGGCGACATGGACGCATTGCTGGTCAACCTGGCCATCGTGCGCGACGTCGCGGCGGGCAAGCCGCTCACCTACCGCATGGTGGAAAACGGCCGCGCCAAGCCGATGACGTATCAGGTCGCCGGCAAGGAGCGCATCACCGTGGCCGGCAAGCCGCAGGACGCCACCAAGGTCGTCCGCACCGATGGCGACAAGCAGACCATCGTCTGGGTGGTCGCCGATGCCCCGGTGCCCGCGCGCATCCTGCAGCGCGAGAAGGGACAGGACACCATCGACCTGACCCTCACGTCCTGGCGCTGA
- a CDS encoding DUF3108 domain-containing protein produces MTRMSILPVVAAAMLATTAMPAYALKPFTAQYEASFKGISAGGSMSLSQQGNRWTYAMGIRNTMANLSQATVFEDVGGRYRPLGGSDRSTYLMKTRAVVTHYNWKGLQARWTGDVKPQRAGPVAMQPGDMDALLVNLALVRDVGFGRTSMSYRLLENGKAKPMVYRVAGREKITVNGRALDTTKVVQSAGGKQTTAWIAAGVPTPVRIVQREDGSDVFRLQLTSWR; encoded by the coding sequence ATGACAAGGATGTCCATCCTGCCGGTCGTCGCCGCCGCCATGCTTGCGACGACAGCCATGCCGGCCTACGCGCTGAAACCGTTCACCGCCCAGTACGAAGCGTCTTTCAAGGGAATTTCGGCGGGTGGCTCGATGTCGCTGTCGCAGCAGGGCAATCGCTGGACGTATGCGATGGGCATCCGCAACACGATGGCCAACCTGAGCCAGGCGACGGTGTTCGAGGATGTCGGCGGCCGCTATCGGCCCCTGGGCGGCAGCGACCGTTCCACCTACCTGATGAAGACGCGCGCCGTCGTTACGCACTACAACTGGAAGGGCCTGCAGGCGCGCTGGACCGGTGATGTGAAACCGCAGCGCGCGGGCCCCGTTGCGATGCAGCCCGGCGACATGGATGCGCTGCTGGTCAACCTGGCGCTGGTCCGCGATGTCGGCTTCGGCCGGACGTCGATGAGCTACCGGTTGCTGGAAAACGGCAAGGCCAAGCCGATGGTGTACCGCGTCGCCGGCCGCGAGAAGATCACCGTGAACGGTCGCGCGCTGGACACGACGAAGGTCGTCCAGAGCGCCGGCGGGAAGCAGACCACCGCCTGGATCGCTGCCGGCGTACCGACGCCGGTGCGCATCGTGCAGCGCGAGGACGGCAGCGACGTGTTCCGCTTGCAGCTGACCTCCTGGCGCTGA
- a CDS encoding EF-hand domain-containing protein, producing the protein MSRHDPKLSGIRSRFPLRRKILLGIVVGLLALVAWLHYTGSAATHGITTQDMDWNGDGTVTQGEIAQAVFTVVVEQKQDGKRQCNTFAWRNGSGTLRMDCKTVFQADAPAAE; encoded by the coding sequence GTGAGCCGGCACGATCCGAAGCTCTCCGGGATCCGTTCGCGTTTCCCGCTGCGCCGCAAGATCCTGCTGGGCATCGTCGTGGGGCTGCTGGCGCTGGTGGCGTGGCTGCATTACACCGGTTCGGCGGCGACGCACGGCATTACCACGCAGGACATGGACTGGAACGGCGACGGCACGGTGACGCAGGGCGAAATCGCGCAGGCCGTGTTCACCGTGGTGGTGGAGCAGAAGCAGGACGGCAAGCGGCAGTGCAACACCTTCGCCTGGCGCAATGGCAGCGGCACGCTGCGGATGGACTGCAAGACGGTGTTCCAGGCCGACGCGCCCGCCGCGGAGTAA
- the murA gene encoding UDP-N-acetylglucosamine 1-carboxyvinyltransferase: MQKIIVTGGNTLNGEVTISGAKNAVLPILCATLLADAPVEITNVPHLHDVVTTVKLLGELGAGITIDEGTLAKGRGITVDPTTVSRFVAPYELVKTMRASILVLGPLVARHGAAVVSLPGGCAIGSRPVDQHIKGLQALGAEITVENGYIKARAARLKGARFVFDMVTVTGTENVMAAATLAEGTTVLENAAMEPEVTDLAECLNALGAKIEGAGTSRITIHGVERLGGGRHSVVPDRIETGTFLVAAAMTGGKVTARNARPDTLEAVLDKLTEAGAKIEATADSITLDMQGKRPKAVSLTTAPYPAFPTDMQAQFMALNCVAEGVGVINETIFENRFMHVNELLRLGADIRVEGHTAIVRGVEKLGGAPVMATDLRASASLILAGLVADGETTIDRIYHLDRGYENIEEKLGGLGAKIRRVP, encoded by the coding sequence ATGCAGAAGATCATCGTCACCGGTGGCAACACGCTCAACGGCGAAGTCACCATTTCCGGCGCCAAGAACGCCGTGCTCCCCATCCTGTGCGCGACGCTGCTGGCGGATGCGCCGGTGGAGATCACCAACGTGCCGCACCTGCACGACGTGGTCACCACCGTGAAGCTGCTGGGCGAGCTGGGCGCGGGCATCACCATCGATGAGGGCACGCTGGCGAAGGGGCGCGGCATCACCGTCGATCCCACTACCGTCAGCCGCTTCGTCGCGCCGTACGAACTGGTCAAGACCATGCGCGCGTCGATCCTGGTGCTCGGTCCGCTGGTCGCACGCCACGGCGCCGCGGTGGTATCGCTGCCCGGCGGCTGCGCGATCGGTTCGCGTCCGGTCGACCAGCACATCAAGGGCCTGCAGGCGCTGGGTGCGGAGATCACCGTCGAGAACGGCTACATCAAGGCGCGCGCTGCGCGGTTGAAGGGGGCGCGTTTCGTGTTCGACATGGTCACCGTGACCGGCACCGAGAACGTCATGGCCGCCGCCACGCTCGCCGAAGGCACCACCGTGCTGGAAAACGCGGCGATGGAGCCGGAGGTCACCGACCTGGCCGAATGCCTCAACGCGCTGGGCGCGAAGATCGAAGGCGCCGGTACCTCGCGCATCACCATCCACGGCGTCGAGCGCCTCGGCGGCGGCCGTCATTCCGTGGTGCCGGATCGTATCGAGACCGGCACGTTCCTCGTCGCGGCGGCGATGACCGGCGGCAAGGTCACCGCGCGCAACGCACGTCCCGACACGCTTGAGGCCGTACTCGACAAGCTCACCGAAGCCGGTGCGAAGATCGAGGCCACCGCCGACAGCATCACCCTGGACATGCAGGGCAAGCGTCCGAAAGCGGTCAGCCTGACCACCGCGCCTTATCCGGCGTTCCCCACCGACATGCAGGCGCAGTTCATGGCGTTGAACTGCGTGGCGGAGGGCGTGGGCGTGATCAACGAGACGATCTTCGAAAACCGCTTCATGCACGTCAACGAGTTGTTGCGCCTGGGTGCCGACATCCGCGTGGAAGGCCACACCGCCATCGTACGCGGCGTCGAGAAGCTGGGGGGCGCGCCGGTGATGGCGACCGACCTGCGCGCCTCGGCGTCGCTGATCCTGGCCGGCCTGGTGGCCGACGGTGAAACCACCATCGACCGCATCTACCACCTCGACCGCGGCTACGAGAACATCGAAGAGAAGCTGGGCGGCCTGGGCGCCAAGATCAGGCGCGTCCCGTGA
- a CDS encoding BolA family protein, translating into MDAETIRKLIESGLPGARADVQGDDGVHFEATVVAEAFRGKLPLARHRMVYATLGDLMGGAIHALQLKTVTPDEAGARE; encoded by the coding sequence TTGGACGCCGAAACCATCCGTAAACTGATCGAATCCGGCCTGCCGGGCGCCCGCGCCGACGTGCAGGGCGATGATGGCGTCCACTTCGAGGCGACCGTCGTGGCCGAGGCCTTCCGCGGCAAGCTGCCGCTGGCCAGGCACCGCATGGTCTACGCCACACTGGGCGACCTGATGGGCGGGGCGATCCATGCGCTGCAGCTGAAGACCGTCACCCCCGATGAAGCTGGGGCTCGGGAATAG
- a CDS encoding KpsF/GutQ family sugar-phosphate isomerase, with protein sequence MSQPHPLTPSVSPASLAASGRRVIEIEARALDALAARIDGAFAAACRAILAGRGRVVCTGMGKSGHVARKIAATLASTGTPAFYVHPGEAGHGDLGMITDADVVLALSYSGESDEVLMLLPVLKRQGNLVIGMTGRPQSTLARESDLHLDVSVPAEACPLDLAPTSSTTASLAMGDALAVALLDARGFTADDFARSHPAGSLGRRLLLHITDVMHAGDDVPRVADTATLSEALMEMSRKRLGMTAVVDGDGRLAGLFTDGDLRRTLDNPALDVRSARIADVMTRAPKTIGADQLAVEAARLMETHKISGLIVVDDELRPVGALNIHDLLRARVV encoded by the coding sequence ATGTCCCAGCCGCATCCCCTGACCCCGTCCGTCTCGCCTGCCAGCCTGGCGGCCAGCGGCCGTCGGGTCATCGAGATCGAGGCGCGCGCGCTGGATGCGCTTGCCGCCCGTATCGACGGCGCCTTCGCCGCCGCGTGCCGGGCCATCCTGGCTGGCCGCGGCCGCGTGGTCTGCACCGGCATGGGCAAGTCCGGGCACGTGGCGCGCAAGATCGCCGCCACCCTCGCCTCCACGGGCACGCCTGCGTTCTATGTGCACCCCGGCGAGGCCGGGCATGGCGACCTGGGCATGATCACCGATGCCGACGTGGTGCTGGCGCTGTCGTATTCGGGCGAATCCGACGAAGTGCTGATGCTGCTGCCGGTGCTCAAGCGCCAGGGCAACTTGGTCATCGGCATGACCGGTCGGCCACAGTCCACCCTGGCGCGCGAAAGCGACCTGCACCTGGACGTCAGCGTGCCCGCCGAGGCCTGCCCGCTGGACCTGGCGCCGACCAGCAGCACCACCGCCTCGCTCGCGATGGGCGACGCGCTGGCCGTGGCGCTGCTGGATGCGCGCGGGTTCACCGCCGACGACTTCGCCCGTTCGCACCCGGCCGGCAGCCTCGGCCGCCGCCTGCTGCTGCACATCACCGACGTGATGCATGCCGGCGACGACGTGCCGCGTGTGGCCGATACCGCCACGCTCAGCGAGGCGCTGATGGAGATGAGCCGCAAGCGACTGGGCATGACCGCCGTGGTCGATGGCGATGGCCGCTTGGCCGGGCTGTTCACCGACGGCGACCTCCGTCGAACGCTCGACAATCCCGCGCTGGACGTGCGCAGCGCGCGCATCGCCGACGTGATGACGCGTGCGCCCAAGACCATCGGTGCCGACCAACTTGCCGTCGAGGCCGCACGCCTGATGGAAACCCACAAGATCAGCGGCCTGATCGTGGTGGACGATGAACTGCGCCCCGTCGGCGCGCTCAACATTCACGACCTGTTGCGTGCCCGCGTGGTGTAA
- a CDS encoding KdsC family phosphatase yields MPLRHLHDLTDDVLARAARIRLACFDVDGTLTDGRLFLDSEGREQKAFHVQDGQGLVLLKRAGIEVAFITARGGTVAVARGRELGVQVFTGVKDKLAKVQELAAGLGIGPDQVAFMGDDLPDVPPFRAVGLAIAPADAHPWTARHAHWRTRRAGGQGAAREACDLLLGTQGHAPAFEGGTA; encoded by the coding sequence ATGCCGCTCCGCCATCTCCACGACCTGACCGACGACGTGCTGGCCCGTGCCGCGCGCATCCGGCTGGCGTGCTTCGACGTGGACGGCACGCTGACCGATGGCCGCCTGTTCCTGGACAGCGAGGGCCGCGAACAGAAAGCATTCCATGTGCAGGACGGCCAGGGCCTGGTGTTGCTGAAGCGTGCCGGCATCGAAGTCGCCTTCATCACCGCCCGCGGCGGTACCGTCGCGGTGGCGCGCGGCCGTGAGCTGGGCGTGCAGGTCTTCACCGGCGTCAAGGACAAGCTGGCCAAGGTGCAGGAACTCGCGGCCGGGCTGGGTATCGGGCCGGATCAGGTCGCCTTCATGGGCGACGACCTGCCGGACGTGCCGCCGTTCCGCGCCGTGGGCCTGGCCATCGCGCCCGCCGATGCGCACCCGTGGACCGCGCGGCACGCGCACTGGCGCACCCGCCGCGCGGGTGGCCAGGGTGCCGCGCGCGAAGCCTGCGACCTGCTGCTCGGCACGCAGGGACACGCCCCCGCGTTCGAGGGAGGCACGGCATGA
- the lptC gene encoding LPS export ABC transporter periplasmic protein LptC: MSWRTTLGLVLLLAAIVSGWSAWKNRDVPPPNRVLADRSDYVMRDFEMIALNGEGEEAVAVRAPEMARNPQDQTYTITTPLFLLPEEDGRSWELRSKTGWLSAKGEELRLKGDVHGTSPAGGTRQAEFRTDTLNVFPDRDLAQTDDVVTVTQPGSRLSGRGFETNLKTKEYTFKSQVRSIYEPRSAR, encoded by the coding sequence ATGAGCTGGCGTACCACACTGGGCCTGGTGCTGTTGCTGGCCGCCATCGTCAGCGGCTGGTCGGCCTGGAAGAACCGCGACGTTCCCCCGCCCAACCGCGTGCTGGCCGACCGGTCCGACTACGTGATGCGCGATTTCGAGATGATCGCGCTGAACGGCGAGGGCGAGGAGGCCGTCGCCGTGCGCGCACCGGAGATGGCGCGCAACCCGCAGGACCAGACCTACACCATCACCACGCCGCTGTTCCTGCTACCCGAAGAGGATGGCCGATCGTGGGAACTGCGTTCAAAGACCGGCTGGCTCAGCGCCAAGGGCGAAGAACTGCGCCTGAAGGGCGACGTGCATGGCACCTCGCCGGCCGGCGGCACCCGCCAGGCCGAGTTCCGTACCGACACGCTCAACGTGTTCCCGGACCGCGACCTGGCCCAGACCGACGACGTGGTGACGGTCACGCAACCCGGCTCTAGACTGAGCGGGCGCGGTTTTGAGACCAACCTCAAGACCAAGGAATACACATTCAAATCCCAGGTGAGATCCATCTATGAACCACGTTCTGCTCGCTAG
- the lptA gene encoding lipopolysaccharide transport periplasmic protein LptA, with protein MNHVLLASAALLFLLPAAGAVAKSTDRNQAMTIDSGSQSGNMEGNGKTVLGGGVVVTQGTLEIQSAAAEIYMANGEISRSVFTGKQVKMKQQMDDGTWMDAQADRVEYDMKTETITFIGNYTVKSERGSNSGQRMVYNTASGNMQSGGDGTRVRTVIQPKAAAPAQGKN; from the coding sequence ATGAACCACGTTCTGCTCGCTAGCGCCGCGCTGCTGTTCCTGCTGCCCGCCGCCGGTGCCGTGGCCAAGTCCACCGACCGCAACCAGGCCATGACCATCGATTCGGGCAGCCAGTCCGGCAACATGGAAGGCAACGGCAAGACCGTGCTCGGCGGCGGCGTGGTGGTGACCCAGGGCACGCTGGAGATCCAGTCGGCAGCGGCCGAAATCTACATGGCCAACGGCGAAATCTCGCGTTCGGTCTTCACCGGCAAGCAGGTGAAGATGAAGCAGCAGATGGACGACGGCACGTGGATGGACGCGCAGGCCGACCGTGTCGAATACGACATGAAGACCGAGACCATCACCTTCATCGGCAACTACACGGTGAAATCCGAGCGCGGCTCCAACAGCGGCCAGCGCATGGTCTACAACACCGCGAGTGGCAACATGCAGAGCGGCGGCGACGGTACGCGCGTGCGCACCGTGATCCAGCCCAAGGCGGCGGCACCCGCGCAGGGCAAGAACTGA
- the lptB gene encoding LPS export ABC transporter ATP-binding protein, translated as MLTAKGLRKRYRQREVVADFGLTLQPGEVVGLLGPNGAGKTTCFYMIVGLVAADAGSIELDGQDITAQPMYQRAKLGVGYLPQEPSVFRKLSVADNIRLVLELREDLDSAGIERELVSLLDELQVTHVADQLGASLSGGERRRVEIARALAARPRLMLLDEPFAGVDPISVGEIQRIVKHLKDRGIGVLITDHNVRETLGICDRAYILNAGSVLAQGAPDALLANPDVRRVYLGETFRL; from the coding sequence ATGCTCACCGCCAAGGGACTGCGCAAGCGCTACAGGCAGCGCGAAGTCGTCGCCGACTTCGGCCTGACCCTGCAGCCGGGCGAAGTGGTCGGCCTGCTGGGTCCGAACGGCGCCGGCAAGACCACCTGCTTCTACATGATCGTCGGCCTGGTGGCCGCCGACGCCGGCAGCATCGAACTGGACGGCCAGGACATCACCGCGCAGCCCATGTACCAGCGCGCCAAGCTCGGCGTGGGCTACCTGCCGCAGGAGCCGTCGGTGTTCCGCAAGCTCAGCGTGGCCGACAACATCCGACTGGTGCTGGAACTGCGCGAAGACCTGGACAGCGCCGGCATCGAGCGCGAACTGGTCTCGCTGCTGGACGAACTGCAGGTCACCCACGTGGCCGACCAGTTGGGGGCCAGCCTGTCGGGCGGCGAGCGCCGCCGCGTGGAAATCGCCCGCGCCCTCGCGGCCCGCCCTCGGCTGATGCTGCTGGACGAACCCTTCGCCGGCGTCGATCCCATTTCGGTCGGCGAGATCCAGCGGATCGTGAAGCACCTCAAGGATCGCGGCATCGGCGTGCTGATCACCGACCACAATGTGCGCGAAACCTTGGGAATCTGCGACCGGGCGTATATCCTCAATGCCGGTAGCGTTCTGGCGCAGGGGGCCCCGGACGCGTTGCTGGCCAATCCGGACGTACGCCGGGTCTATCTGGGCGAAACCTTCCGCCTGTGA
- a CDS encoding RNA polymerase factor sigma-54, which translates to MKPRLQTSLGQQLVMTPQLRQAIRLLQMSTAELEIELTEAVETNPLLDWSEPEEEPAQVRGNDDDQPPAEPAQEIARETDDERDDWSPDEGPWTSSGGGGSFDDDDGGSPAERVAEADTLHGHLLWQLHLSHLSERDRRIGATLIDALEDDGYLREPLSGIVQALRPDIEAHEDEVLVVLHQLQRFDPVGVAARTLGECLHLQLAVLSDDTPGKALALQIADTALERLPRSGVAGIAQELKRPVAEVEEAVHLLRTLDPKPGAQVGDLSHDTYVVPDCVVWRQRGVWRAALSGNTLPRISIHRGYEQMIRQCGDSDAGYLKAQLQEARWLLKSVEARGDTLLKVMRCLLHQQSGFLEFGEQALRPLTLRDVAEEVGLHESTVSRAIARKYVRTPRGTLPMRAFFASGIDTDGGGEASSTAIQAMIRRLVDAENPRKPLSDAKLADLLKASGIPVARRTVAKYREALNILSSHERVRIA; encoded by the coding sequence ATGAAGCCACGCCTGCAGACATCGCTGGGACAGCAGTTGGTCATGACGCCGCAGTTGCGTCAGGCCATCCGGCTGCTGCAGATGTCCACCGCCGAACTCGAGATCGAGCTGACCGAAGCGGTGGAGACCAATCCGCTGCTGGACTGGAGCGAGCCAGAAGAAGAACCGGCCCAGGTCCGCGGCAACGACGACGACCAGCCTCCCGCCGAACCGGCGCAGGAGATCGCGCGCGAGACCGACGACGAACGCGACGACTGGTCGCCCGACGAAGGCCCCTGGACATCGTCCGGCGGCGGCGGCTCCTTCGACGACGACGACGGCGGCAGTCCGGCCGAGCGAGTGGCCGAAGCCGACACGCTGCATGGCCACCTGCTGTGGCAGCTCCACCTCTCCCATCTCTCCGAGCGCGACCGCCGCATCGGCGCCACGCTGATCGACGCGCTGGAAGACGACGGCTATCTGCGCGAGCCGCTGTCCGGCATCGTCCAGGCGTTGCGTCCGGACATCGAGGCGCATGAGGACGAAGTACTGGTCGTGCTGCACCAGTTGCAGCGCTTCGACCCGGTCGGCGTGGCCGCACGTACGCTCGGCGAATGCCTGCACCTGCAGCTGGCGGTGCTCAGCGACGACACGCCCGGCAAGGCGCTGGCACTGCAGATCGCCGACACCGCGCTGGAACGCCTGCCGCGCAGCGGCGTGGCCGGCATCGCGCAGGAGCTGAAGCGCCCGGTCGCCGAGGTCGAGGAAGCCGTGCACCTGCTGCGCACCCTCGACCCCAAACCCGGCGCCCAGGTGGGCGATCTTTCCCACGACACCTACGTGGTGCCGGACTGCGTGGTCTGGCGCCAGCGCGGCGTCTGGCGCGCCGCGCTGTCCGGCAACACCCTGCCGCGCATCAGCATCCATCGCGGTTACGAGCAGATGATCCGCCAGTGCGGCGACAGCGACGCCGGCTACCTCAAGGCGCAACTGCAGGAAGCCCGCTGGCTGCTCAAGAGCGTGGAGGCGCGCGGCGACACCCTGCTGAAGGTGATGCGCTGCCTGCTGCACCAGCAGTCCGGCTTCCTCGAGTTCGGCGAGCAGGCACTGCGTCCGTTAACCCTGCGCGATGTCGCCGAAGAGGTGGGCCTGCACGAATCGACGGTGTCGCGCGCGATCGCCCGCAAGTACGTGCGCACGCCGCGCGGCACGCTGCCGATGCGTGCGTTCTTCGCCTCCGGCATCGACACCGACGGCGGCGGCGAAGCCTCCAGCACGGCGATCCAGGCGATGATCCGGCGACTGGTCGATGCCGAGAATCCACGCAAGCCGCTGTCCGACGCGAAACTGGCGGACCTGCTGAAGGCCTCCGGCATTCCGGTGGCACGCCGCACCGTGGCCAAGTACCGCGAAGCCCTGAACATCCTGTCCTCGCACGAACGCGTGCGCATCGCCTGA
- the hpf gene encoding ribosome hibernation-promoting factor, HPF/YfiA family, translating into MRIETYGHEIEVTPALREYVETKLKRLERHFEQPCEVRTQLGTRKPDYLAEATVKVAGRTLHADAGAPDMYAAIDILADKLDRLLVKHKEKRTDVQRHSMRGELIG; encoded by the coding sequence ATGCGTATCGAGACTTACGGTCATGAAATCGAAGTCACTCCCGCCCTGCGCGAATACGTCGAAACCAAGCTGAAGCGGTTGGAGCGCCACTTCGAGCAACCCTGCGAAGTCCGTACGCAACTGGGTACCCGTAAACCCGATTACCTGGCCGAGGCCACGGTCAAGGTCGCCGGCCGTACGCTGCATGCCGATGCCGGCGCGCCGGACATGTACGCCGCCATCGACATCCTGGCCGACAAGCTCGATCGCCTGCTGGTCAAGCACAAGGAAAAGCGCACCGACGTCCAGCGCCACAGCATGCGCGGCGAACTGATCGGCTGA
- the hprK gene encoding HPr(Ser) kinase/phosphatase, producing MNTSITARELFDQQKDKLALRWLAGQKGEKRVLESGDTVSRRPSLAGYLNAVYPNKVQILGTEELTWLDSLDSRQRWETIEKIVQAKPLALVISKSQSCPEDLREAANENDTPLWASPKRGHELLNHLSYHLARTLAPRVTLHGVFMEIYSIGVLITGEAGSGKSELALELLSRGHRLVADDAPEFTQIAPDVLDGTCPELLQDLLEVRGLGVLNVREMFGDTAVKKNKYLRLIVHLTRPMTEPNPHGYERLTGDSGTRHVLDLDVPLITLPVMPGRNLAVLTEAATRLHILRTKGIDPAAMFIARHSNLLERSTP from the coding sequence ATGAATACCAGCATCACCGCCCGTGAACTGTTCGATCAGCAGAAGGACAAGCTGGCGCTGCGCTGGCTGGCGGGGCAGAAAGGCGAGAAGCGCGTGCTGGAATCCGGGGACACCGTGTCGCGACGGCCGTCGCTGGCCGGTTACCTCAACGCGGTCTACCCGAACAAGGTGCAGATCCTCGGCACCGAGGAACTGACCTGGCTGGACTCGCTCGACTCGCGCCAGCGCTGGGAGACGATCGAGAAGATCGTGCAGGCCAAGCCGCTGGCACTGGTGATCAGCAAGAGCCAGTCCTGTCCCGAGGACCTGCGGGAGGCGGCGAACGAGAACGATACGCCGCTGTGGGCCTCGCCCAAGCGCGGCCACGAACTGCTGAACCATCTCTCCTACCACCTCGCGCGCACGCTGGCCCCGCGGGTGACGCTGCACGGCGTCTTCATGGAAATCTATTCGATCGGCGTGCTGATCACCGGCGAGGCGGGATCGGGCAAGAGCGAGCTGGCGCTGGAACTGCTCAGCCGCGGTCACCGTCTGGTCGCCGACGACGCGCCCGAGTTCACCCAGATCGCCCCGGACGTGCTGGACGGCACCTGCCCGGAACTGCTGCAGGATCTGCTGGAGGTGCGCGGCCTGGGCGTGCTCAACGTGCGTGAGATGTTCGGCGACACCGCGGTGAAGAAGAACAAGTATCTGCGCCTGATCGTGCACCTGACCCGGCCGATGACCGAGCCCAACCCGCACGGCTACGAGCGGCTCACCGGCGACTCCGGCACGCGTCACGTGCTGGATCTGGACGTGCCGCTGATCACCCTGCCGGTGATGCCCGGCCGCAACTTGGCCGTGCTGACCGAAGCCGCCACGCGCCTGCACATCCTGCGCACCAAGGGCATCGACCCGGCGGCGATGTTCATCGCCCGGCACAGTAACCTGCTCGAGCGCAGCACCCCATGA
- the rapZ gene encoding RNase adapter RapZ codes for MTQSVPPALPEDAGTAAPASPTVVIVSGLSGSGKSVALKTFEDLDYYCVDNLPVDLLPSFVRSLVREDELPPKIAVGIDARSRHSDLTKLAQWRAALAQLGLEGRVVFFDATDEVLLRRYSDTRRRHPLGHGGLSLQEAIRREREIIQPLRDEADVIIDTSQLNVHQLRRRIIAEFALSKSAQLSLLFESFAYKRGVPADADFVFDARVLPNPHWNPELRPYAGRDPKVREFLDAQPEVAEYVGQVSGFLDTWLPRLRGETRSYVTIAFGCTGGKHRSVYLAETLARHAREQGWEEVATFHRELD; via the coding sequence ATGACGCAGTCCGTTCCTCCCGCCCTGCCCGAGGATGCCGGCACCGCCGCGCCGGCCTCGCCGACGGTGGTCATCGTCAGCGGCCTGTCCGGCTCGGGCAAGTCGGTGGCGCTGAAGACCTTCGAGGACCTGGACTACTACTGCGTCGATAACCTGCCGGTGGACCTGCTGCCCTCGTTCGTGCGCAGCCTGGTGCGCGAGGACGAACTGCCGCCGAAGATCGCGGTGGGCATCGACGCACGCAGCCGCCACAGCGACCTGACCAAACTGGCGCAGTGGCGCGCCGCGCTGGCGCAGCTGGGGCTGGAAGGACGGGTGGTGTTCTTCGACGCCACCGACGAGGTGCTGCTGCGACGCTATTCGGATACCCGCCGCCGCCACCCGCTGGGGCACGGCGGGCTGTCGCTGCAGGAAGCGATCCGCCGCGAGCGCGAGATCATCCAGCCGCTGCGCGACGAAGCCGACGTCATCATCGACACCAGCCAGCTCAACGTGCACCAGCTGCGGCGCCGGATCATCGCCGAGTTCGCCCTCAGCAAGAGCGCGCAGCTGTCGCTGCTGTTCGAGTCCTTCGCCTACAAGCGTGGCGTGCCGGCGGACGCAGACTTCGTCTTCGACGCCCGCGTGCTGCCCAACCCGCACTGGAACCCCGAGCTGCGTCCCTATGCCGGGCGCGATCCCAAGGTGCGCGAGTTCCTCGACGCCCAGCCGGAAGTGGCCGAGTACGTCGGCCAGGTCAGTGGCTTCCTCGATACCTGGCTGCCGCGCCTGCGCGGCGAGACCCGCAGCTACGTGACCATCGCCTTCGGCTGCACCGGCGGCAAGCACCGCTCGGTCTACCTGGCCGAAACCCTCGCGCGGCACGCCCGCGAGCAGGGGTGGGAAGAAGTCGCCACGTTCCACCGCGAACTGGATTGA